AGAAAGTTAATAATGGAGAAGTAAAGTTGTGCTCAGGAAAAGTCTCTGAAAATATCCGCGACGGCAGTTGTCAGCTCCTTAGCCAGCAAAGGCTTTTTTAGCAACTTCACCACCATCGGATTGGCATATGTACGGCTGATATCACTATAATCAAGCGAAGAGGATACCATGATCACATGGCACTGTGATTTGATCTTAGCAGGATAACTATCAAAAGCCTCCAGGAAATCAAACCCATCCATCTCCGGCATCTGGATATCCAACAAAATTAATGTAGGAGGAATACGAGGTAAAGATATATTGGACGATAGAAACTCAAGCGCTTTATTGGCATTATTAAAAGCAAGCACAGTCCGGCTGATCTGCTGTATGGCAATCAACTTTTCATGCAATAGAAGGTCCACTTCATTGTCATCTATCAAAATCACACGTAAATCAGGAATCGAAATCATTTCTGTTCGGAATGCTTATTTCAAATTGTGTACCTTCTCCATACTTGGATTCTACATTGATCGTACCGCCAATCTTGTTCAGCGCTTCTTTCACTATATAAAGGCCAATGCCGCTACCCGGCTTATTGTTATTCTTAGATCTGAAGAACATTTTGAAGATGTTGTTCAGGTGTTCACTCAATATACCAATACCATTGTCCGATATTACCAGCGTTGCCTTGTGTGGCTCTACTTTTACTGCCAGGTTCACTTTTGGATGCACCTCATCCGGCTTCTGATATTTAACAGCATTTGATATAAGGTTGTTTAGAATCACACTGATACGGAAAGTATCTCCCTTAAATTCAACCGGCTGGTCTACATTGACCTGGAACTCTATCGCTGTATTCTGATGTTTGAATTGGGTGATACATTCATTCAGCAGGTGGTCAAAAGTAATTTTCTCATACTCCACATCCAATCTTGAATTGCGATAGTATTCAATGATCTTTTGAATAAAGCCATCCAGTTTCTGAATACATACTTCGATCATATTCAGATAGCCGTTAGGGTCAGTCACAGAGTTATCCAGTCTGCTCAGGTTAATGATACCCAGTACAGACATGAGCGGAGAGCGAAGGTCATGCGAAGTGGAGTAGATAAAGCGGTTCAGCTCATCATTGATCTTTTCCAGTTCGATAATCTTTTCCTTCAGCTGTTTGCGGGTGGCATATATTTCGTAGGCATTCTGAATGGTTCTGTGCAGCTCGTGCTCATCCCATGGTTTCTTGATATAGGAGAATATATGCCCCTTGTTGATGGCATCGATAATGTCTTCTACATCGGTATAGCCGGTGAGCAGGATACGCATGGGATCAGGCAAGGTGTCTTTAATCTCATTAAAGAATTCAACACCGGTAGATACGGGCATCTTCTGGTCAGCGATGATAATATGTACATCGATGCTCTTTAGTAACTGCTTGCCTTCCTGGGCGGAGTTAGCTGTGTAAATTTCATAACTGCGGCGGAAGCTGGCTTTAAAAGCATTTAGGTTGTGTACTTCGTCGTCAATGTAGAGAATCCTGATACGGTTTTCTTTCATCCACTAATGTTTTATACAAAAAACGATAATGATTTAATTGCAGGGCTGTATTCCTGACTGGGGTACCATCGGAGTATGACACTAGGCCATAACGCTAATCTTCAATGGTAAATATATAATAAATTCTGCACCTTCCCCGGGCGCAGTATTTACGAATATCCGTCCCTGATGTTTTTCTATGATATTGAATACGATAGAAAGGCCCAGACCTGTACCTTCCCCTACGTCTTTGGTAGTAAAGAATGGATCGAAGATCTTTTCTTTTACTTTTTCAGTCATACCCGGACCTGTGTCTTTGATACTGATCA
This Chitinophaga sancti DNA region includes the following protein-coding sequences:
- a CDS encoding two-component system response regulator; the encoded protein is MISIPDLRVILIDDNEVDLLLHEKLIAIQQISRTVLAFNNANKALEFLSSNISLPRIPPTLILLDIQMPEMDGFDFLEAFDSYPAKIKSQCHVIMVSSSLDYSDISRTYANPMVVKLLKKPLLAKELTTAVADIFRDFS
- a CDS encoding sensor histidine kinase; this translates as MKENRIRILYIDDEVHNLNAFKASFRRSYEIYTANSAQEGKQLLKSIDVHIIIADQKMPVSTGVEFFNEIKDTLPDPMRILLTGYTDVEDIIDAINKGHIFSYIKKPWDEHELHRTIQNAYEIYATRKQLKEKIIELEKINDELNRFIYSTSHDLRSPLMSVLGIINLSRLDNSVTDPNGYLNMIEVCIQKLDGFIQKIIEYYRNSRLDVEYEKITFDHLLNECITQFKHQNTAIEFQVNVDQPVEFKGDTFRISVILNNLISNAVKYQKPDEVHPKVNLAVKVEPHKATLVISDNGIGILSEHLNNIFKMFFRSKNNNKPGSGIGLYIVKEALNKIGGTINVESKYGEGTQFEISIPNRNDFDS